One bacterium DNA segment encodes these proteins:
- a CDS encoding FkbM family methyltransferase → MPSGLYLYAKKVYYARELRALSETDELDFAVLKHLVKPSDIVADIGANIGDYTKILSDLVGHDGKVYCFEPVPNTYEILSSSIRRLKLTNVKSFNFAISSQEGRLRMEIPTYPDGRESHYLARIVTDEENDNTPKIEAEARRLDSVLESVIGLVKFVKCDVEGHELSAVRSAEQVIAKSKPSWLIEFSTNPDEPDSDAAKVTQIFRDSGYQILWYDGESLRVRKAGDKSVNYFFLTEKHIAELRDKIRLVTA, encoded by the coding sequence TTGCCGAGCGGGCTCTATCTATACGCCAAGAAAGTCTACTACGCCCGCGAGTTGCGCGCCCTTTCTGAAACCGACGAACTGGATTTCGCGGTTCTCAAACACCTGGTCAAGCCATCTGACATCGTTGCCGATATTGGAGCCAACATCGGCGACTACACCAAGATCCTATCCGACCTTGTCGGTCACGATGGCAAAGTATACTGTTTTGAGCCAGTGCCAAATACCTACGAGATTCTCTCTTCGAGCATTCGCCGCCTTAAGCTGACAAATGTGAAGAGCTTCAATTTCGCGATTTCCAGCCAAGAGGGCCGCTTGAGAATGGAAATCCCAACCTATCCCGACGGCAGAGAATCCCACTATCTGGCGCGCATCGTGACTGACGAGGAAAATGACAACACTCCAAAAATTGAAGCTGAAGCGCGCCGGCTCGATTCTGTACTTGAATCGGTGATTGGTTTGGTGAAATTCGTAAAGTGCGATGTCGAAGGACACGAGCTGTCCGCGGTTCGAAGCGCCGAGCAGGTTATTGCGAAATCGAAACCCTCCTGGCTGATCGAATTCTCTACGAATCCAGACGAACCGGACAGCGACGCAGCCAAGGTCACACAGATTTTCCGCGATTCCGGTTATCAAATTCTCTGGTACGACGGTGAGTCATTGCGTGTGCGAAAAGCGGGCGACAAGAGCGTAAACTACTTCTTCTTAACCGAAAAGCACATTGCTGAACTAAGAGACAAAATTCGTTTGGTAACTGCATAG
- a CDS encoding HDOD domain-containing protein, which produces MSSQNALIVGQQDIADDLRFGLGKPDSGWNLYFVANGGEALAALQDKNYDLMVTDLSLSDMEASDLLSKAREIQPGAVRFVLTADDNRERILRAVAQSHQFIAKPIKIETLRMQISNSLALRTVLTDDKLHARISQIRTLPTLPSIYNQLVAEMQSETASMQKVANLIKQDVSITAKLLQMTNSAFFGVSTRVENPLQAANMLGMDTVKSLVLTAGVFSQFDDPGLPGFSIESIYNHSLAVGTSARHYANAFGLGRKQAEDALMAGMLHDIGKLVMMTNFREELSQSIQIAEQQKIPMHAAEKQVLGVSHCEIGAHLLSLWGLSDLILEAVTLHDTPAKSTCPMVNILASVHIANAFDHDQNLPDRDPKFTHADTEYLTKLGLAGQLPYLRTLAGTAK; this is translated from the coding sequence ATGTCATCTCAGAATGCGCTCATTGTCGGACAACAGGATATAGCAGATGATCTTCGCTTTGGGCTGGGCAAACCAGATAGTGGCTGGAATTTATACTTTGTCGCCAATGGCGGCGAAGCGCTGGCTGCACTGCAGGATAAGAACTATGATTTGATGGTCACCGACCTGTCGCTCTCCGATATGGAAGCGTCGGATCTGTTATCCAAAGCACGAGAGATACAACCCGGGGCGGTTCGATTTGTATTGACGGCAGATGACAATCGCGAGCGTATTCTCAGGGCTGTCGCGCAGTCGCATCAGTTCATTGCCAAACCGATCAAAATCGAAACACTGCGGATGCAGATCAGCAATTCGCTGGCACTCAGAACCGTTCTGACCGACGACAAGCTTCACGCGCGGATTTCCCAAATCCGAACGCTTCCGACTCTGCCCAGCATTTACAACCAACTGGTCGCAGAAATGCAGTCAGAAACGGCATCAATGCAGAAGGTCGCCAATCTGATCAAGCAAGATGTCAGTATCACCGCCAAACTATTGCAGATGACGAATTCCGCGTTTTTCGGAGTATCGACTCGAGTAGAAAACCCTCTGCAAGCTGCCAATATGTTGGGTATGGACACGGTCAAGAGTCTGGTTCTTACCGCTGGAGTATTCAGCCAATTTGATGATCCCGGCCTTCCCGGCTTCTCGATTGAATCTATCTACAACCATAGCCTCGCAGTCGGAACAAGTGCCCGCCACTATGCCAACGCGTTTGGCCTTGGCCGCAAACAAGCCGAAGACGCTCTGATGGCGGGAATGCTGCATGACATCGGTAAGTTAGTGATGATGACGAATTTCCGGGAAGAGCTTTCCCAGTCAATACAGATCGCCGAACAACAGAAGATTCCGATGCACGCTGCTGAGAAGCAGGTTCTGGGTGTCAGTCATTGCGAAATCGGCGCACACTTGCTTTCGCTTTGGGGGCTATCGGACCTCATTCTCGAAGCTGTCACACTCCACGACACTCCGGCAAAGAGCACTTGTCCGATGGTCAATATTTTGGCATCAGTGCATATTGCCAATGCCTTCGATCACGATCAGAACTTACCCGATCGCGATCCTAAGTTCACCCATGCCGATACTGAATATTTGACCAAACTCGGATTGGCGGGACAATTGCCGTACTTGCGGACACTCGCAGGAACTGCCAAGTAG
- the gcvPA gene encoding aminomethyl-transferring glycine dehydrogenase subunit GcvPA: protein MTYVPHSDNERQQLLKAIGVSRFEELLEGVPESVRLTQRLNLPRALSEFETLKILDGLAAKNHIGPEYANFMGCGAYDHYIPSIVGHLVDRSEFKTAYTPYQAEVAQGTLQVIYEFQSLICRLTGMEAANASMYDGGSATAEAVLLALSATKRRKVVVSSLVHPHYLDCVKIYLGGNDIEVVRVKHDKGNIDLDDLRSKIKDAACFVFQNPNFYGYIEPTESLPQIVKDAGALLIAVTSPISLAYLKAPSEYDADIAVGEGQALGNSLMFGGPYFGYFATKKQYLRQMPGRLAAMTKDRNGKRGYCLTLQTREQHIRRDKATSNICTNQALCALAGTIYMATMGKEGLKEVASLCVNKSHYLKNSLCSVDGVSIAFDRPFFMEFPLRLPEPARDIFDRLLTKKVFAGVPTSRFLWEEDLLIVCATETRTKSEMDNYQHALKEVMVKDAVLPQL from the coding sequence ATGACTTACGTTCCCCACTCCGATAATGAACGACAGCAGCTGCTGAAGGCCATCGGAGTCAGCCGGTTTGAAGAACTGCTCGAGGGTGTTCCGGAATCGGTCCGGCTAACACAGAGGCTCAATCTTCCCCGGGCACTATCCGAATTCGAAACGCTGAAGATATTGGATGGCCTCGCTGCCAAGAATCACATCGGCCCAGAGTATGCCAATTTCATGGGCTGCGGTGCTTATGACCACTACATCCCTTCGATTGTGGGACATCTTGTCGATCGCTCGGAATTCAAGACTGCCTACACTCCGTATCAAGCCGAAGTTGCTCAAGGTACGCTGCAGGTTATCTATGAATTCCAATCTTTGATTTGCCGGTTGACCGGCATGGAAGCTGCGAACGCTTCGATGTACGACGGCGGCTCAGCTACTGCTGAAGCAGTGCTGCTTGCGCTCAGCGCCACCAAGCGCCGGAAGGTCGTTGTTTCTTCGCTTGTGCATCCGCATTACCTCGATTGCGTTAAGATCTATCTTGGCGGCAATGATATCGAAGTAGTCAGAGTGAAGCATGATAAGGGAAACATTGATCTTGATGATTTGCGGAGCAAGATCAAGGACGCTGCTTGCTTCGTTTTCCAGAATCCAAACTTCTATGGTTATATCGAGCCGACCGAGAGCCTTCCTCAAATCGTTAAGGATGCCGGAGCGCTTTTGATCGCGGTGACATCTCCGATTTCGTTGGCATATCTCAAAGCACCATCTGAGTACGATGCTGATATCGCGGTCGGCGAGGGTCAAGCACTCGGCAACAGCCTGATGTTTGGCGGGCCATATTTTGGTTACTTCGCGACCAAGAAGCAATATCTGCGTCAAATGCCGGGAAGACTTGCCGCAATGACCAAAGATCGCAATGGCAAACGCGGTTACTGCCTGACTCTGCAAACCCGCGAACAGCATATTCGCCGCGACAAGGCAACCTCCAATATTTGCACCAATCAGGCTCTCTGTGCTCTTGCCGGAACCATCTATATGGCGACGATGGGCAAGGAAGGTCTCAAAGAGGTAGCCAGCCTCTGCGTGAATAAGTCTCACTACTTGAAAAATTCACTTTGTTCTGTAGATGGTGTTTCTATCGCATTCGATCGACCATTTTTCATGGAATTCCCGTTGCGGCTGCCAGAACCGGCTCGAGACATATTCGACCGGCTTCTCACCAAGAAGGTGTTTGCCGGTGTGCCGACCTCGCGTTTCCTTTGGGAAGAGGATCTCCTGATCGTCTGTGCAACTGAAACACGCACAAAGTCAGAGATGGATAATTACCAACATGCACTAAAAGAGGTGATGGTCAAAGATGCCGTTCTGCCCCAACTGTGA
- a CDS encoding alkaline phosphatase D family protein, translated as MINKLFESIISQICSQHFSRNFRYSHPLILILLMTPIFSAIAQSAQVNWSWSGAVTESSFRVNARTSVDSVAVRLIVSLNSDLSSPTYSSLDTALGIKNNRIVKLRIDSLLPGTDYYYGFEIDGVKDTTAYGRSRTFADGPHSFTIALASCAQTGSTHEVFNTIRSHDPVLFLHLGDLHYQNIAANNINLYRNAFESVMASPPQAALYRDIPIAYIWDDHDYGPNNSDSTSASKSAARLAYREHLPHYPLSSGEGNVPINYAFSIGRVRFIVCDMRSARSPAFSTDNPTKTMLGASQKEWFKRQLLVANGRYPLIVWVNTLPWIGNTGDDGWYLYTNERREIANFIADNDIRGLCMLSGDAHMLAIDDGTNSDYSTSERAAFPVFHAAALDQTGSIKGGPYSHGAFAGRGHFGLMTVSDDGDSTISVSWSGRNQDDAPIIEYSFTVPVRNIVCGDANGNAAIDLADVVLLVDHIFSGGTAPQTLSNGDADGNLYLTVSDAVTLLRYLLLGGSEPLCP; from the coding sequence ATGATAAATAAACTGTTCGAATCGATAATATCTCAAATTTGCAGCCAGCACTTTTCGCGCAATTTCCGCTATTCCCATCCACTGATTCTGATCCTGTTGATGACGCCGATTTTCAGTGCAATCGCCCAATCGGCACAGGTCAACTGGTCGTGGTCAGGTGCAGTTACAGAATCTTCATTCCGAGTCAATGCACGGACATCTGTCGACAGCGTGGCTGTTCGCCTGATCGTGAGCCTCAATTCGGACTTGAGTTCACCAACATATTCTTCGCTTGATACCGCTCTCGGCATCAAGAACAACCGGATAGTTAAGCTACGCATCGACAGTCTGTTACCCGGCACTGACTACTACTATGGATTCGAGATCGACGGAGTCAAAGACACGACTGCATACGGCCGATCAAGGACTTTTGCAGATGGGCCGCACTCGTTTACAATTGCACTGGCTTCCTGTGCGCAGACCGGCTCGACACATGAGGTATTCAATACAATCAGATCGCATGATCCTGTGCTGTTCCTTCATTTGGGCGACCTGCATTATCAAAACATAGCCGCAAACAATATCAACCTGTATCGAAACGCCTTCGAGAGCGTAATGGCCTCGCCACCTCAGGCAGCGCTCTATCGCGACATACCGATAGCCTATATCTGGGACGATCACGACTATGGTCCCAACAACTCAGATTCAACTTCCGCCAGCAAATCGGCAGCGAGATTGGCTTACCGGGAGCACCTGCCCCATTATCCACTTTCTTCCGGCGAAGGAAATGTCCCGATAAACTACGCGTTTTCGATTGGTCGTGTGCGTTTCATAGTCTGTGATATGCGCTCGGCAAGGAGCCCTGCATTTTCAACTGACAATCCGACAAAGACAATGCTTGGAGCTTCGCAAAAGGAGTGGTTCAAGAGGCAACTACTGGTTGCCAATGGTCGGTATCCGCTAATTGTCTGGGTAAATACGCTTCCCTGGATTGGCAATACCGGCGATGATGGATGGTACTTGTATACCAATGAACGGCGGGAGATAGCGAATTTTATCGCTGACAACGACATTCGCGGCCTTTGTATGCTTTCCGGGGACGCACATATGCTGGCAATTGACGATGGAACCAACAGTGATTATTCAACTTCAGAAAGGGCAGCATTTCCTGTTTTTCATGCCGCGGCACTTGATCAGACCGGCAGCATTAAAGGAGGACCATACAGCCACGGCGCTTTTGCTGGGCGCGGCCACTTCGGCTTAATGACCGTCTCAGACGATGGCGATTCAACCATTAGCGTTAGTTGGAGCGGCAGAAATCAGGACGACGCGCCGATAATCGAGTACTCGTTTACGGTTCCGGTAAGAAACATCGTTTGTGGTGATGCGAATGGAAACGCTGCAATAGATCTTGCTGATGTGGTTCTGTTGGTAGACCACATATTCTCCGGCGGAACAGCACCGCAAACACTCAGCAATGGCGATGCGGACGGCAACCTCTACCTTACCGTTTCCGATGCCGTGACTCTCTTGAGATATCTACTTTTAGGCGGTTCCGAACCACTCTGCCCTTAA
- a CDS encoding DUF2200 domain-containing protein yields the protein MNNDRVFAMKFAGVYPHYIQKAERKNRTKEEVDQIICWLTGYDQKGLQQQIKLENDFKTFFAQAPAINPNIALIKGVVCGVRVEDVKDPLMQKIRYLDKLIDELAKGKAMEKILRSTPPDS from the coding sequence ATGAACAACGACCGAGTTTTCGCGATGAAATTCGCAGGAGTCTATCCGCATTACATTCAAAAAGCGGAACGCAAGAACCGCACCAAAGAAGAAGTTGACCAGATTATTTGTTGGCTGACCGGATATGACCAGAAGGGACTACAGCAACAAATCAAACTGGAAAACGACTTCAAGACCTTCTTTGCGCAAGCCCCAGCTATAAATCCGAATATAGCTCTTATCAAGGGTGTAGTCTGCGGCGTTCGTGTAGAAGATGTCAAAGATCCGCTGATGCAGAAGATACGCTACTTGGATAAGCTGATTGACGAACTCGCCAAAGGCAAGGCGATGGAGAAGATTCTGCGGTCTACGCCACCGGATAGCTGA
- the accC gene encoding acetyl-CoA carboxylase biotin carboxylase subunit — protein sequence MFKKILIANRGEIALRIIRACRELGVPTVAVYSEADIDSLHVRFADEAVCIGPAKSAESYLDPKRIIAAAEITGAVAIHPGYGFLSENAAFAQICKECGITFIGPAPDVIRLLGDKVQAKQTMIKAGVPVVPGSDGGIADVDDALKIIAEIGYPVILKAAAGGGGRGMRIVKQASELESAFRTAQMEAQAAFNNPEIYLERFVDRPRHVEFQILADNHGNVIHLGERDCTVQRRHQKLIEESPSPVMTPELRKKMGAAAVAGAKFAGYQNAGTIEFLVDGTGNFYFMEMNTRVQVEHPVTEEVTDIDIIVEQLRIAGGEKLSFTQEQVIFSGYAIECRINAENPDKNFAPSPGLITSFHVPGGHGVRVDTHAYAKYVVPPHYDSMIAKLIVKDKNRQDGLRKMLRALDEFVVEGIFTTIDFQKKIIADPVFQSGMFDTSFVEDYFKRSKEGAQNKDKVV from the coding sequence TTGTTCAAGAAAATCCTTATTGCCAATCGCGGCGAAATCGCCCTTCGCATCATTCGCGCGTGCCGTGAATTAGGTGTGCCTACAGTCGCCGTCTACTCGGAAGCCGACATTGATTCACTGCATGTCCGTTTTGCTGACGAAGCAGTTTGCATTGGTCCGGCAAAGTCCGCCGAGAGTTACCTTGATCCCAAACGAATCATCGCTGCTGCTGAGATTACCGGCGCGGTAGCAATTCATCCCGGCTACGGATTTCTCTCCGAAAACGCCGCATTTGCACAGATCTGCAAAGAGTGTGGAATAACATTTATTGGTCCGGCGCCTGACGTGATTCGTCTTCTCGGCGACAAGGTGCAAGCCAAGCAGACTATGATCAAAGCCGGCGTTCCAGTAGTGCCCGGGAGTGACGGGGGTATTGCGGATGTTGACGATGCATTGAAGATTATCGCTGAGATTGGATATCCGGTTATTCTCAAAGCTGCTGCCGGCGGCGGTGGTCGCGGCATGCGCATTGTTAAGCAAGCTTCAGAATTGGAATCAGCGTTTCGAACCGCACAGATGGAAGCCCAGGCTGCTTTCAACAATCCGGAAATCTACCTTGAGCGTTTTGTTGATCGTCCACGACACGTTGAGTTTCAGATACTCGCCGACAACCACGGCAATGTAATTCATCTCGGCGAGCGCGATTGCACGGTACAAAGACGGCATCAAAAACTGATTGAAGAATCACCTTCGCCAGTCATGACTCCGGAATTGCGGAAGAAGATGGGTGCCGCGGCAGTTGCCGGCGCCAAATTCGCTGGATACCAGAATGCCGGAACTATCGAGTTCCTTGTAGACGGCACAGGTAATTTCTATTTCATGGAAATGAATACCCGCGTTCAGGTCGAACATCCGGTCACGGAAGAAGTCACCGATATCGATATCATCGTCGAGCAACTTCGCATTGCCGGCGGCGAGAAACTCTCCTTCACGCAGGAGCAGGTCATATTCTCGGGCTATGCCATTGAGTGCCGCATCAACGCCGAGAATCCCGACAAGAATTTTGCACCATCCCCGGGGTTGATTACGTCATTTCATGTGCCGGGCGGCCACGGTGTGCGGGTTGACACCCATGCCTATGCCAAGTATGTCGTTCCACCGCACTATGACTCGATGATTGCCAAGCTGATCGTCAAAGACAAGAACCGGCAAGATGGTTTGCGTAAGATGCTGCGGGCATTGGATGAATTTGTGGTCGAGGGCATTTTTACGACCATCGATTTTCAGAAAAAAATCATTGCAGACCCGGTATTTCAATCGGGAATGTTTGACACTAGTTTCGTAGAAGATTATTTTAAGCGCTCCAAAGAAGGGGCGCAAAACAAAGACAAAGTTGTTTAG
- the gcvPB gene encoding aminomethyl-transferring glycine dehydrogenase subunit GcvPB produces MNYNDGATIFENSRPGQKGYTLPKCDVPELPMETTLGKANMRAKDVAFPEVAENQVVRHYIRLSTLNHHIDKAIYPLGSCTMKYNPKVNEKAVSNPGWAQMHPFQPARSSQGALELMYNLARMLAEISGMHEVTLQPTSGAQGEFCAIQLAKAYFTHKGENRHKVLLPDSAHGTNPASVMMSGWQPHELKSSDQGILDPQVLEAALDNEVAMIMLTNPNTVGLFEREILRIAELAHAKGALVYMDGANLNALMGIVRPGDMGFDMLHINLHKTFSTPHGGGGPGGGAVGVKDFLSPYLPIPVVSRDEKQYFFDYDRPLTIGRMHSFYGNFGSMVRAYTYILMNGGEGLRHISETAIINANYLLKRLRPKYKVAFDHVCQHEFVLSGDYQKKLGIKVTDIAKRMLDFGVHAPTTYFPLIVSEALMIEPTETESIESLDYLADVLLKIAEEVETNPDIVKNAPHTTPVSRLDEVGAAKELNISYPVA; encoded by the coding sequence ATGAATTATAACGATGGCGCAACCATCTTCGAAAACTCCCGCCCCGGCCAAAAAGGGTATACACTTCCAAAGTGTGATGTCCCCGAACTGCCGATGGAAACGACACTCGGCAAAGCGAACATGCGCGCCAAGGATGTCGCCTTTCCGGAAGTTGCCGAAAACCAGGTTGTGCGGCACTACATCCGTCTGTCGACTCTGAATCATCACATCGATAAGGCGATTTATCCGCTGGGTAGCTGTACCATGAAGTACAACCCCAAGGTGAATGAAAAGGCCGTTTCCAACCCGGGTTGGGCGCAGATGCATCCATTCCAGCCGGCACGCTCGTCACAGGGCGCACTCGAGTTGATGTACAACCTTGCTCGCATGCTGGCGGAAATTTCCGGTATGCACGAGGTCACTCTCCAGCCGACTTCCGGTGCACAGGGCGAGTTCTGCGCTATCCAATTGGCGAAAGCATACTTCACGCATAAAGGCGAAAATCGCCACAAGGTTTTGCTCCCTGACTCAGCGCACGGCACAAATCCGGCATCAGTGATGATGTCCGGCTGGCAGCCGCACGAACTCAAATCAAGCGATCAGGGAATTCTCGACCCGCAAGTGCTTGAAGCAGCTCTCGACAATGAAGTTGCGATGATCATGCTCACCAATCCCAACACCGTTGGCTTGTTCGAACGCGAGATTCTTCGTATCGCCGAATTGGCGCACGCCAAGGGTGCGTTGGTCTATATGGACGGCGCGAACTTAAATGCACTTATGGGCATCGTTCGCCCCGGTGATATGGGCTTCGATATGCTTCATATCAATCTGCACAAAACATTCAGCACTCCTCACGGAGGCGGGGGACCGGGCGGCGGCGCAGTTGGCGTCAAAGATTTCTTGTCGCCGTATCTGCCAATTCCAGTCGTCTCTCGCGACGAGAAGCAATACTTCTTTGACTATGATCGCCCGCTGACGATTGGACGTATGCATTCATTCTATGGCAACTTCGGTTCGATGGTGCGGGCGTATACCTACATTCTCATGAACGGCGGCGAAGGATTGCGACACATTTCCGAGACCGCGATTATCAATGCCAACTATCTGCTCAAGCGTCTGCGCCCGAAGTACAAAGTCGCATTCGATCATGTCTGCCAGCACGAGTTCGTGTTGTCGGGAGACTATCAGAAGAAGCTGGGCATCAAGGTGACCGACATCGCCAAGCGCATGCTTGATTTCGGTGTCCACGCGCCGACGACTTACTTCCCGTTGATTGTCAGCGAAGCGTTGATGATCGAACCGACCGAAACCGAAAGTATCGAGTCGCTTGATTATCTCGCCGATGTGTTGCTTAAGATCGCCGAGGAAGTCGAAACGAATCCCGACATCGTCAAGAACGCACCGCATACCACACCGGTATCGCGTCTCGACGAAGTTGGCGCCGCCAAGGAGCTGAACATCAGCTATCCGGTGGCGTAG
- a CDS encoding DUF4279 domain-containing protein: MEKDCFVYKTSIDFIITSPDIDLDTISGELGILPDRSFRKGDLVTSKHSPRVGKKPYSLWAIQSQSYEAKDGTISHHIEYLKSILLSKIDVLKRYKEDARFSVAFWIWIQTDNSAIGLDLGESELAFMNSVSNRISFSLLTM; this comes from the coding sequence ATGGAAAAAGATTGCTTTGTTTACAAGACGAGTATCGATTTCATTATCACTTCGCCAGACATTGATTTGGACACCATTTCAGGCGAACTTGGAATTCTCCCAGATAGGTCGTTCAGAAAAGGAGACTTGGTGACTTCCAAGCATTCTCCCCGAGTAGGCAAAAAGCCCTATTCTCTTTGGGCGATCCAGTCGCAATCTTATGAAGCTAAAGATGGGACGATCAGCCACCACATTGAATATCTCAAGTCAATTCTCTTGTCTAAGATAGATGTACTAAAGAGATATAAGGAGGATGCTCGATTTAGTGTCGCCTTTTGGATATGGATTCAGACCGATAACTCAGCTATCGGTCTTGATCTAGGTGAATCTGAATTAGCTTTTATGAATAGTGTGTCAAATAGGATTAGTTTTTCGCTTTTGACTATGTAA
- a CDS encoding DUF2007 domain-containing protein — translation MAKSRGKKDDEERSSKAPRGRKSSSEPITEEAQQEMDDSDSILLLKTDNYLQAQFLIGALEEEEIPFVAKRLSSTDPTRGAITHVAYDAPGSAEIYVSSEDYDRAKDLLESLEGDGIANFDDDDDEEEESEENFFEDDDER, via the coding sequence ATGGCAAAATCACGTGGCAAGAAAGATGATGAAGAGCGCTCGAGCAAGGCTCCCAGGGGCCGAAAGAGCAGTTCTGAGCCGATTACTGAAGAAGCACAACAGGAAATGGATGATTCCGATTCTATCCTGTTGCTGAAAACAGACAATTACCTGCAAGCACAATTCCTGATTGGCGCCCTCGAAGAGGAAGAGATTCCTTTCGTTGCCAAGCGCCTCAGCTCCACCGATCCAACTCGGGGTGCAATTACGCATGTCGCTTATGACGCCCCCGGCTCCGCCGAGATTTATGTCAGCTCCGAAGATTACGACCGTGCCAAGGATCTACTTGAATCGCTTGAAGGCGACGGCATCGCGAACTTCGATGATGACGATGATGAAGAAGAGGAGTCAGAGGAGAATTTCTTCGAGGACGACGACGAAAGGTAA
- the gcvH gene encoding glycine cleavage system protein GcvH produces MVVPEGLKYTKEHEWIKVEGNVATIGITDFAQGELGDIVFVELPKIGQALKQMQAFGTIEAVKAVSEMFAPVSGTVKEINSNLEADSSVINKDPYGAGWMIKVENFPANEINALLDAATYKKLLED; encoded by the coding sequence ATGGTAGTCCCGGAAGGCCTGAAGTATACAAAAGAACACGAGTGGATCAAGGTCGAGGGTAACGTTGCAACCATCGGTATCACCGATTTCGCCCAGGGCGAACTTGGCGACATCGTTTTTGTCGAATTGCCCAAAATCGGACAGGCGCTTAAGCAGATGCAGGCGTTTGGAACCATAGAGGCCGTAAAGGCTGTCAGTGAGATGTTTGCGCCGGTTTCCGGCACCGTTAAAGAGATTAATTCAAACCTTGAAGCGGATTCATCAGTTATAAATAAGGATCCGTATGGCGCCGGCTGGATGATCAAAGTCGAGAATTTTCCGGCTAATGAGATTAATGCCTTGCTTGACGCCGCTACTTACAAGAAGCTGTTAGAGGACTAA
- the bamD gene encoding outer membrane protein assembly factor BamD codes for MADSTLPDTYVQKFLKNFAPAVINAEVDTITANRYGVKSYPTTLILNRQGQEIDRLVGYFPPEEFVAGVTNALAGIGTLDDLLRKSEAEPVVDNIYEVGQKYRWRGEYDQAASFFNRVMAMDPTNASGKSAESAYNLGHMKYKLKDYLSAVELWKKMVAAYPSDEISIDAELMTAYSYQKAGDFKNAQKEYKAFLKKHPDTEEKEWIEEQFTAMKSKK; via the coding sequence ATGGCGGACTCGACTCTGCCTGACACCTACGTTCAGAAGTTTCTGAAGAATTTTGCACCAGCAGTTATTAACGCCGAGGTCGATACGATCACAGCAAATCGCTATGGAGTCAAGAGCTACCCGACGACGCTCATACTGAATCGTCAGGGCCAGGAGATTGACCGTCTGGTTGGCTATTTTCCACCAGAAGAGTTTGTTGCCGGTGTCACAAACGCACTCGCTGGAATTGGAACCCTTGATGACTTATTGCGCAAAAGCGAAGCTGAACCGGTGGTTGACAATATCTACGAAGTCGGGCAGAAGTACCGCTGGCGCGGCGAATATGATCAAGCCGCCAGTTTCTTCAATAGAGTGATGGCTATGGACCCAACAAATGCATCCGGTAAGTCAGCTGAATCGGCATACAATCTTGGTCACATGAAGTACAAACTCAAAGATTACCTTTCGGCAGTTGAACTTTGGAAGAAAATGGTCGCCGCATATCCGTCCGATGAAATCAGTATCGATGCCGAATTGATGACTGCATACAGCTACCAGAAAGCTGGCGACTTCAAGAACGCACAAAAAGAGTATAAAGCCTTCTTAAAGAAGCATCCAGATACAGAGGAAAAGGAGTGGATTGAAGAACAATTCACTGCCATGAAATCAAAGAAGTAG